A part of Anaeromyxobacter diazotrophicus genomic DNA contains:
- the amrB gene encoding AmmeMemoRadiSam system protein B has product MDREPAVAGRFYPGGRAELAREVAALLGDASEAAPAVAVLAPHAGYLYSGGVAGATYARTAVPERAVVLCPNHTGLGEPVALWPDGGWRTPLGRVPLDPELTAALRGCPGVRPDRAAHLAEHALEVQLPFLQARRPEVAIAALCLGPLTVEACLALGEALAGALRARPALLVASSDMSHYVSAEEARRKDALALDRFLALDARGLFEVVEREEISMCGYVPATVALAAARALGAARAELVRYADSGDVTGDRAHVVGYAGAVVR; this is encoded by the coding sequence ATGGACCGCGAACCAGCCGTGGCGGGCCGCTTCTACCCCGGAGGCCGGGCGGAGCTGGCGCGCGAGGTGGCGGCGCTGCTCGGGGACGCGAGCGAGGCGGCGCCCGCGGTGGCGGTGCTCGCCCCACACGCGGGCTACCTGTACTCCGGAGGCGTCGCGGGGGCGACCTACGCGCGCACCGCCGTACCCGAGCGCGCGGTGGTGCTCTGCCCCAACCACACCGGGCTCGGCGAGCCGGTCGCGCTCTGGCCGGACGGCGGGTGGCGCACGCCGCTCGGCCGCGTGCCGCTCGACCCCGAGCTCACCGCGGCGCTGCGCGGCTGCCCGGGCGTGCGGCCCGACCGCGCCGCCCACCTGGCCGAGCACGCGCTGGAGGTCCAGCTCCCGTTCCTCCAGGCGCGCCGGCCGGAGGTGGCGATCGCCGCGCTGTGCCTCGGCCCGCTCACCGTGGAGGCGTGCCTTGCGCTGGGCGAGGCGCTGGCGGGCGCGCTGCGCGCGCGGCCGGCGCTGCTCGTCGCCTCCTCGGACATGAGCCACTACGTGTCCGCCGAGGAGGCGCGCCGGAAGGACGCCCTCGCGCTCGACCGCTTCCTGGCGCTCGACGCGCGCGGCCTCTTCGAGGTGGTCGAGCGCGAGGAGATCTCGATGTGCGGCTACGTCCCGGCGACGGTGGCGCTGGCCGCGGCGCGCGCCCTCGGCGCCGCGCGCGCCGAGCTCGTCCGGTACGCGGACAGCGGGGACGTGACCGGCGACCGCGCCCACGTGGTCGGCTACGCCGGCGCGGTGGTCCGCTGA
- a CDS encoding response regulator yields the protein MSKRKTVLIVDDSSALVDALTAAFEDAGYAVGAAMDGEEVFRKMAALDPAAVLLDIYMPKINGADVCRLVKAHPHWKKTFLVLMSARISDREIDMYRRIGANEILRKPFEPEVPLEAVRKAIGAPEAG from the coding sequence ATGAGCAAGCGCAAGACGGTCCTCATCGTGGACGACTCGAGCGCGCTGGTGGACGCGCTCACCGCCGCCTTCGAGGACGCCGGCTACGCGGTCGGCGCGGCGATGGACGGCGAGGAGGTCTTCCGCAAGATGGCCGCGCTCGACCCGGCCGCCGTCCTCCTCGACATCTACATGCCGAAGATCAACGGCGCCGACGTGTGCCGGCTGGTGAAGGCGCACCCGCACTGGAAGAAGACGTTCCTGGTGCTGATGAGCGCGCGCATCTCCGACCGCGAGATCGACATGTACCGCCGCATCGGCGCGAACGAGATCCTGCGCAAGCCCTTCGAGCCGGAGGTCCCGCTCGAGGCGGTGCGCAAGGCGATCGGGGCGCCCGAGGCGGGCTGA